A region from the Myripristis murdjan chromosome 23, fMyrMur1.1, whole genome shotgun sequence genome encodes:
- the pus7l gene encoding pseudouridylate synthase PUS7L, with protein sequence MMVDSGAVSIPVCFVSDHEGFRGSVKNFTRDFVVTEIDVSGQLVNEPAAIQAPQTPDQVSEARAECKQEISLDTGVSADCGASEIIPSPETFDLTVILGQSVSEELDRFVAALKNEVEKPHSRDLSLGSFPDKHQRANVHRAVRHSFPSLMTVTSQSEIRVREDPDYQELSRLVTEDEAEDFFRFIDAKVPGSSYTFRPDDNKEHRTSVHHFLSRRFGKLVETKSFSDQGRTAISVRLRERGRPKKRTAEDCKEEEVYTGFTLCKENLETLEAISYMAAALGILPSDFTYAGIKDKRAITYQSMVVKKVPPRRLQEKSAEFEKRGLRLAHIRPVSEPLRLGRLQGNHFDLVVRDLRPHSTGDTHLAGVDTHTHLAALVKQAVENVKDRGFVNYYGPQRFGSGQSVQSDRVGLALLKEDMVSAVRLFFTPEDGDDPQSQAKRHFHQTNNAKESLALMPMSKARERLMLRALHRYGTGADGCARAWLSLPHGMRVFYPHAYCSRVWNEAVAHRLATLGHRTRQGDLVWMQGGQGTPDGTGDSSLPQIHVVTSKEEEEGIYTLQQVLLPMPGNTVRYPENLMGAWYQERLSRDGLENCRFRVSTLKLNLPGCYRPLLAFPRNLTYQLQSTAAQEGGGEDAGDGRGAERDNEEQLNGVTSHRKQDVDSLTLTLKLDLDTSCYATVCLREIMKCDP encoded by the exons ATGATGGTGGACAGTGGTGCTGTGAGCATCCCCGTGTGCTTCGTTTCAGACCATGAGGGCTTCCGTGGGAGTGTAAAAAACTTCACCAGGGACTTTGTGGTGACAGAGATCGATGTAAGTGGACAGCTCGTCAATGAACCCGCCGCCATTCAGGCTCCGCAGACCCCAGATCAGGTCAGTGAAGCCAGAGCAGAGTGCAAGCAGGAGATATCACTGGACACAGGCGTCTCAGCGGACTGTGGGGCAAGTGAAATCATCCCTAGTCCGGAGACTTTTGACCTGACTGTGATTTTAGGCCAGTCGGTCAGTGAGGAACTCGATCGGTTTGTGGCTGCGCTCAAAAATGAGGTTGAAAAGCCGCACAGCCGAGATCTATCTCTGGGATCTTTCCCTGACAAACACCAGAGAGCCAATGTCCACCGGGCCGTCCGACACAGCTTCCCCTCCCTCATGACCGTCACCAGTCAGTCTGAGATCAGGGTGAGGGAGGACCCCGACTACCAGGAGCTGTCCCGTTTGGTCACAGAGGACGAGGCAGAGGACTTCTTCAGGTTCATAGACGCCAAAGTGCCCGGGTCGTCCTACACGTTTCGCCCTGACGACAACAAGGAGCACAGGACGTCCGTCCACCACTTCCTCAGCAGGAGGTTCGGCAAGCTGGTGGAGACGAAGAGCTTCAGCGACCAGGGCAGGACGGCGATCTCGGTGAGGctgagagagcgaggcagacCCAAGAAGAGGACGGCAGAGGACTGTAAGGAAGAGGAGGTGTATACCG GCTTCACCCTCTGTAAGGAGAACCTGGAGACTCTGGAGGCCATCAGCTACATGGCAGCCGCTTTGGGGATCCTGCCCTCCGATTTCACCTACGCCGGCATTAAGGACAAGAGAGCCATCACCTACCAGTCCATGGTGGTCAAGAAGGTCCCACCACGACG GCTCCAGGAGAAGTCTGCAGAGTTTGAGAAGAGAGGGCTGCGCCTGGCTCATATCCGCCCCGTCAGCGAGCCTCTGAGGCTCGGCCGACTGCAGGGCAACCACTTTGACCTGGTGGTCCGCGACTTGAGACCGCACAGCACCGGAGACACACACCTCGCTggcgtggacacacacactcatctggcAGCACTGGTAAAGCAAGCGGTGGAGAACGTCAAG GACAGAGGTTTTGTCAACTACTATGGCCCACAGAGGTTTGGCAGCGGGCAGAGCGTTCAGTCTGACCGAGTAGGACTGGCTCTACTCAAAGAAGACATG GTGAGCGCAGTGCGTCTGTTCTTCACCCCAGAGGACGGTGATGATCCTCAGAGCCAGGCGAAGAGACACTTCCATCAAACAA ACAACGCCAAGGAGAGCCTGGCGCTGATGCCCATGTCCAAGGCCCGAGAGCGGCTGATGCTGCGTGCCCTGCACCGCTACGGGACGGGGGCAGATGGCTGCGCCCGTGCCTGGCTCAGCTTGCCCCACGGCATGAGAGTCTTTTACCCACATGCCTACTGCAGCCG GGTGTGGAACGAGGCGGTGGCACACAGGTTGGCCACTCTGGGCCACCGTACCAGGCAGGGGGACCTGGTGTGGATGCAGGGAGGGCAGGGAACTCCAGATGGCACCGGGGACTCCAGCTTGCCTCAG ATCCATGTTGTGACgagcaaggaggaggaggagggtatCTACACACTGCAACAG GTGCTGCTGCCCATGCCAGGCAACACCGTCAGGTACCCAGAGAACCTCATGGGGGCTTGGTACCAGGAGAGACTGTCCAGAGACGGGCTGGAAAACTGTCGCTTCAGAGTCAGCACCCTCAAACTCAACCTGCCTGGCTGCtaccgccccctgctggccttcCCACGCAACCTCACCTACCAGCTGCAGAGCACCGCAgcgcaggagggaggaggagaagacgcTGGAGACGGGAGAGGAGCGGAGAGAGACAATGAGGAGCAGCTGAACGGCGTGACATCACACAGGAAGCAGGACGTGGACTCGCTCACTCTCACCCTGAAATTGGACCTGGACACATCCTGCTATGCCACCGTCTGCCTCAGAGAGATCATGAAGTGTGACCCCTAG